CAGCCAATGGAAAACATGACTGTAAGAGTTCTCTGTCCTAGATAATGGAAATGCCTTTACTCACCCTCAACACTCATCCTACTGCGTCTCAGAATTTTCAGAGACCAAAATAATCAGTGGACCAAACACTTTCAAACAATGGCCATCTCTGGTCTAGTGAAActgttttggggtgtttatttatttgttttcatagAGTTATCTTATTAGTTCTAAAGTTAGTTCTAACATTTATCAGAATAACTGATTTGCCATTTTACTTACACACTAGCCCAAGtgtgcccaggcagccccaTACATGCTTCTGCTCAGTATAAGTAGAGCATACCTGTGTGACCTCCCTTTCACCTGGCAGCACCAAAAGGATTCTAAGAACAGGAAAGAGAATTATAAATTAGTTTTCCTATTGACCAAGAATCTTTGAGAATGACCTCTGATAAGTAAACTTTGTTCTACCTGTGCTGGTTTGGTtaggatagagttaatttttcCCATAGTAGCTGGTATGTAGTTGTTTTGGATTTGCACTGACAACACCATTGATAACACAGGGATCTTTTGTTTATTGAtgtgtaagcactgctcagtATCATTTTCTGCTCCTCAAGCCACAAGTGAGGGGGCTGTGAGTTCACATGAATGTGGGAAGGgtcacagctgggacagctgatcTGAAATCCCCAAAGGGGCATTCTAGATCATATGGCATCATGTTCAGGCTGTTATGCTGGGGAAATAAGAAGGGGGAGTTTTAAAGTGATGTCTCTTGTCTTGCCAGATAACCACACTAATGTGTAGTAGAGCCCTGGCTAGAGCCCTGAACACCTCCCTACCTGTGGCAAGTGGTGGATGAATTCCTTGCATGGCTTTGTTTGCACaaacagcttttgctttacttGTTAAACTGTCTTTAGATCAGCCCGTGAGCTTCTTCAGTTTTACCCTTCTGAGtctttccccatcccagtggAGAAAGTTTTTTAATCCAAAAATCCACATTAATTACAATCACATTCACGAGTGTGCTGAGGTTCTTGTCTTACAGACCTTCACACACAGTGACTTAAACactcctctccagctgcagcactgtaCCTGGATAATCTCTGCAATAGCAGAGGTGAGTGATTTTCAATCAATTtttgtggacactgctgaagtcCTAGACAAGGCCTTGTTCTTTTAGCCAGGCCTTTCTTAGGCCATGaactttctcagctccagccaggatttttcccaggctagaGACTTTCCCTCTACTGTAAACATAAAACAAAGAATCATACAAGAGAcaaacacctgctggatccCTGAGAAAGCCAGAGAGAAGAGGTGTCTCCTTCTCTTACAATGATTTgactgtattttgttttgcacaaactgcCTTGTTTAAAGCAAtggcttccttcaataaattgctctttcttacACCAAGCAAGAGAGTGTCTTGTTGCTGTTCTTTACACCACTCCGTAATCTTTCTCACAGCAacaaattttcaattttataatTGCCTAGACTGGGCACATTTCTCACAATATTTCATACATAGCTCAGAGTGTGGTCTGGGCATGGAGAGCACCCAGTTACATAAGAGACCTCTTAGGCATTTAAATGTTCTTACATACCAGTGACTGTGGCTTTATCTATCTCAGCTATCAACAGAAATACAGTGATTTCTGGCTCAGTTTAACCATgcagataaaagaaaattcttcatATGAAGGGTGTGAGCATAATGCCATTAATCTTGTAGCTTAATGTAAACAACAACACAGTTCTTGTGCCCTTGACACTCAGGAATCTATGGAGTAGGGATAATACCACTACTTACACTCTGCCAAAAGAATTTAATGTCTCTCTTTTATTCCCACCAGGACTTACACTCCTGATCTTCCTAATTTTCTAACTATGTGTCATCAGCTTCTCCTATCTGAATGTCAGGCAATTAAGGTCTTGCTTATCCTTACTCAAAAAttcttaatattaaaaaaaaaaacaacaacttgAAATAGTAGTCACATTCCTttaccaccaccaccacaatctgggcagaaaggaaaaactggTTAGTGTGAGTTCAGTCAGAGATGAAGGAGAACATATGTCCATGTATCTCAGcatagcagaagaaaaacagagctgtCAGTAAGACTCACCTGGAGTCAGAACCTGAGTCTTTTGTCCTTTGAGCAGTTTCTGAACCCGAAGTAGCTGCAAGGAGTTCTCTCTCTTATCAAAGATGTCTTGGACCCAGTCAGATACATCACAAACAGATTTCACAGCCCCTGAAATTTTAGCAGCATACTCTGAAGTTATCACAAATGAATGTATATTTCACCTTATACATCTTGCTAAGAAAAGACAATatgaaattaagaagaaaagtTTTCAACCAAGTATCAACAACAGCTTTATTCAGGTATTTCTGTGATAGACTGGACTAGATCACCTCCAGAGGCCTCTTTCCAACCAACAATTCTGCAGTTCTAGAAAACATTTGCCAATGAAACATCAGAGAGAGGAATAATTTCCTGGATTTGGAagcaaaaacaggaaaatgccCTACAAGTGGTGTTAACGGCTTGTAAAATTCACAGAAGcatttagattggaaaaaaaCTATTGAAATCATTGAGTTCAACCTAGGACtgaacaccaccttgtcaaGTAGACCGTGGCATTGAATGTCATTTTTTGAACGTTTTCAGGGACGGTGACTCTACCTCTTCCCTGGGCAGTCATTCCAGTGTTTAACAACCTTCCCAATGTCCATCCTGaacttcccctggcacagcttgaggccattttttctcatcctcttgctggttacctgggagaagatgCCAATCCCCAGCTGgccacaacctcctttcaggcactTCTAAAGAGAGATCAGGTCACCCCTTTTCTCCCAgctaaacatccccagctccctcagccacatctcacaggacttgtgctccagacccttccccagctccattgtccttctctggactccCTCCAGCACCTCAGGGTGTCTCCTGCAGTGAAGGGCTCAAAACTGGACATGGGATTTGAGATGTGACCTCACtagtgctgagcacagaggaaCAATCACTTCCCTAGTCCAGCTGCCCACATTATTGCTGATACATTCAGGATGTCCTTGACCTTCTTGaccacctgggcacaccctggctcatgttcagctgctgttgatcagcatccccagggcctttccctctcagcagctttccagccactctatcccagcctgtggcactgacTGAGGTTGTTGTAATCCAGGGACAGGACCTGGAACCTGGCCTTGTTAAACCTCACAAAATTGGCCTCAGCCCATGGACCTAACctgcccagatccctctgcagagccttcctgctctccagcagatcAGCACCCCACTGAACTCGGTGCCATCTGCAAACTGTCTAAGGGTGCTCTTGATTCCCTCATCTGGATCCtcaataaagatattaaacaggacTGACCCTGCCCTGGGAACACCTCAGGATACAGTCATACATGAATGACACGAAATTTCCTAGAAAATTGAGGCATGTGGCCAAGAAATTCAGAGAAttgtttgggctggaaggggccttaaagatcatcttgttctaACCCggctgccatgggcagggacaccttcaaaTACATCACATTACTCAGGACTATATCCAGCCTGACCCTGAACTCTTCCAGGCATAAACAAATTCCTTGAGctacctgttccagtgcctcacaaGCAGcagagtttgaaaaaaaaacaaaaacagagctGCCATTTTCACAGGCAgttactttatatttttattcctaatgTGTTCTCAGATATATCTTGAAaaagatggagaaggaaaatagtAATCCACTAGAaccccagagagagagaggaagatttttttttccttttggaagcAGGCAGTAGGTGGGAGTCAAAGTATTCTTATCAAGGAGTATATAATTGATCAAAGCACCAGCATTTACAGGTGGAATCATACTTGCAAGTTTCTGGTACTCAGCAGTGTTTGGGCTGGTGTTCTCCACCAGATCTCTGAAGAAATGCTTGTACCTGAGGTGGAGAGAGCAGGTTTAATTCATAAgacaccaggagcagcagcagcacctcctgttAGTAACAGCACAGTGGACAGCACTGAGGTGGGAGACAGAGTAAGCCTAATGAAGCAGTTTTGGTCACACTTTATTCACATTCATTTTATCATCAAATGCTCAACTAAAATAACCCAAGTATTTTGTACATCTGCAAACCTTTGGCTTTTCCTGGGGGATCCAATAGAAGCAGACTCATGAATCACTTTAGATCATGAGGCTCACTCAGAATTCACATAAACATGCCATCAATAAGCAACAGATTTCTCTTTGAACTATCTACTTTTAATAGCATATGAATGGTGGCATTCATATGATTTTTCCTGCCcacacaagaaaataaaggcatttCTAGAAGAACTAGGACCcgcctttctcttttttcctttccagtctTTACTGGACAGGATAAGATCTCTGCAAATGCTTTCTCCCATTAAAGTCAAAAAGAAGGAACTTAACAGACTCACAAACTGGCAGAAATCATATGACCTAATGCATATGTTACCagagttttaaagaaatttgaatATGATAGAGCtgattaatgaaaaaattagactcacattaaaaaaaaaaatgctcacaTTTTTCCAAATAGTTGTACAGCAACAAATATACTGCTGTtttgcaaatttaaaaaaagtatcCAAAGAATTACGGTAAAAACCCACCAATCAGCTAAATGTTTACTTCTGCCAAGTTGATTAAAACATTACATGAAGCTACATGAAAGACTGTGGTATGATGTCTCCAacttattttcaaagaaataaggTTCTTAATCTGTCAAATTTGTTTTAGTGTGTAGATAAAATCATGGTTACAGTTAAAACTGAATCTAAAGCTGAAAATCTGGGCACCTTTATTATCCACACATCATCCCCAAGAAAGGGCTGCCCATGAGGGCATGCAGCACTCTCCTCAGGCAGTTAGTTTGTGTCTTCAAAGGGGAAATCATAAAATACCCTGACATGGAAGGcatccacaaggatcatcaagtccaatttATGCCTCTGCATTTTTAGGACAACCCTAAAAATCAAACATGTCTAATGATGCTGCCTAAACATTTCTTGAAAACTGGAAGGCTTGGTGCCTCAAGATGGAGATGCAGCAATCCTGGGTGGATCTGTCTGGGCTCAGACAAACGTGATAGGCATCAAATCTGAGCAAAGTGTATGGCCCTGATAaccagagaggaaagagaagctCTCCTATGTTCATTAATCTCATTTCTTTCCAAAGGCAGCCATCTACAAGAGCCACAGACTGCTCCAGGTCAGCAATCTGCACAAAAATTGAGCAAAAGCATCACTGGCAGAGATGACCACTTCTGCAGCATTTTAGTCAGCTTGCTTTCATTCAGGGCCAAACTCCCTGAGACTGCAGAAAGCCTCCAACTCTACCCAAGAGCTAGAGGAAGGAGCCAGGGCTAAACACAACTACCTTCCTGCATTCCCTCCCATCCATGTACACTGATTCCTCTTTACAGGCACATCCTCACGTCTGTTTCATTGCTGCCTCTATGCTCTGATTTTAAGACACAATAGGCAACTTTCATAGCAGCAAAGACTGTTATattcatttttcccttcttatGCTAATCCCTTGAAGACTCTCAATTGCTTACTTACTggtgcagcctctgcagggGCAAAGGAAGCAGATCCTCTAATTCCCTCCCTTGAAACTGAGGTCGAGTCTCCTGGAGTTTCTTAAACCGCCGGAATGACTTATTTTTTCTCACTTGCTCCTGTATGCAGCAAAAAAGGGATGTAGCTCTGAGACTGCAGGAAGAACTATGTGCCCTAGTCTGTACCAGAGCTTGGAACACTTCACCTTGGAGTTTAGGACTCCAGTCCCACAAGTATCAACTTCTTTTGTGGCTGTGGGCAAGCCATTCCCTTTCTCTTGATCATCCATTCCAGTGGTAATGGAAATAATCTCCTCTCCATACATGGAattgaagaaaaagagaaggttGACCCATGAAAACAAGGAGTGCACTTGTGGCCTTTTGCCATGCTTTCAAGAAAAAGCAATGCAGATCTGCACTCCCATCACCTTAAGACAAGCATTCAAAAtggttttttctcttgaaaaatcAAAAGAGTGAATACATGCATGCAAAGAAAAGAGGGGGGAAACATCTCAGTACATTCTGCATCTGGGAACGAGCACAGACAAAACTGGGACTTGAGTGGTTTAAATTCCAGATACTGCTGTCAGGACTtcagaataaatatatattctccagaaatttctttaaaacaggTTGTATTTGAAGACATaggtggaaaggaaaaaattgttttcaacataggaaaaaaaatatgaaagaaaaggaaatctcACTGCTAGGATTGGTGGTAGTGGGAAAGACTATGAGACCTGACAATTCCTAGAAAGACATCATTGTTAGTGAAAGCCTGAAAACTCTCAAGGCTTGCCAGGTAGGAAGGAGTGGGAGTAAATACAGAACTCTGTTttagaaatatacagaaatataaatacagaaaacagtGCTCACCATATGCACATACATACacaaacacctgaaaaaaagCATCAGAAATTTGAAGCTCTAAATAAGTAGAGAAGTTTTCACCATTTTATTGTAGAAGAAAGCCTGGATTTTGTCAGCCCAGAAAAAGTAAGAGCACTGATGTCTCCGGAAACAGAAGACAAATGGAAGGACGTGACAGTTCcacagaatggaaaaagataaaCCATATGAAGACTAAAATAGATATTTACCTTCAAGGTTTTATTTGCCTGCTCCAAATTCTCAGCATAGTGGCCATAAAGATCCAGACTATGACAAAAATTTTCTAGTCCcgatcccaaattccctttctcCAGGTGAAGTGACAGAACACTGCACAGGGAGCAAAGATAGCTTGTGAGGGATACATTACTGATGGCATTTTCACAGCTCCCTCTGATCCATTCCTTTGCTGACCTGCCCTTACCGTTCTCCACCTCATATCCACCTTCTATGCCAAATTTGTGCTTGGAGGTCAGAGTAAGCCACAGAACACATTGTGGAGCAGACTTACTGAGCTTAAACCACTGTCCAGTAACTGGGTTCTAGGGTATTTAGGCATTGATACAGGTCAGGAGttccctggggacacctccACATGCCACCAAGGCTAGCAGTGCTAGGAGTCAATGCCTGTTTTACAAGGTGTTAGTCTTATTTCCCCTAATCTTACTTTCTCATCAACACAGAGTCCTCCCAGTATAATTACAAGAATTGTAATTAATTAGTATGTAATTAATTGTCCACTTACTGGCTGGCTGAATATAAGGACTCCAGGGGTCCAAATATAGTTTCCAACACAGCAGGTTTCAGAGTCCCTTTGGCCTTTAAAATTGTCACAAAGTACTAAgcagagaggggggaaaaaaaaaaaaaatcaaacaggtAGCATTCACAAATCACCACAGAATCACGGAATGGTTTGGATTACAAAGGATCTACCAGTCTTTAAGTTCCAGCCTGGTCAGAGACACCTTCTAagccccatccaaactggctggtcacttccagggatggggcatccacagcttctctgggccaTCTGTGCCCatgcctcatcaccctcacagtaaacaacttcttcctaacatctgatctaaacctactgtctttcagtttaaaataattcctcCTTGTCCTATTACTATGTGCCTGTGTAAAAAGtcactctctctcttttttgtaAGCTCCCTTTAAGTACTGGAAGGCTATGAAGGTTATTAACCTCTGAGGTCACTCAAAGACCACTTGTGGCACACAGCAGAAGCCAGAAGTTGCATCCTGGCTTGGAAAGATATCCAATAATGTGACTGTCTACCGAAGATATCCAGCATCAGATGTAAGCCTTGGAGGTGTCACCATAACTGTAAACACATGCAACAGTATTACAACACTGAAAAGAATCTATTTCTGTATCCTCCAATGCATCTGTTTTTCACCACCTTgtccataatttttttcttgtctgtgtCCCTACAGTTCATACATCTAGGGCATCTTACAGGGAGCTCTGTGTTTTGATTAAACAAGATTTACATCTGTGTACAGACCAAGGCCAAAGAGCCAAACCCATGAGCTATTGAATATTACAGAGCAggtaaaagaaaacaacaaaaaaccattTTAGCCACAGCAGATATCCCAGGCATTAGGGATGTA
Above is a window of Oenanthe melanoleuca isolate GR-GAL-2019-014 chromosome Z, OMel1.0, whole genome shotgun sequence DNA encoding:
- the ARHGEF39 gene encoding rho guanine nucleotide exchange factor 39; this encodes MSASPLPFVVGANTVEEQRARWERKRSRTAKELLKTEHKYLEQLDLVLTYFVTILKAKGTLKPAVLETIFGPLESLYSASHVLSLHLEKGNLGSGLENFCHSLDLYGHYAENLEQANKTLKEQVRKNKSFRRFKKLQETRPQFQGRELEDLLPLPLQRLHQYKHFFRDLVENTSPNTAEYQKLARAVKSVCDVSDWVQDIFDKRENSLQLLRVQKLLKGQKTQVLTPGRWYIREGWLLVVPSKGEELKRRMFFLFSDILVAAKPCHPLHLLNSNKLSCQAVYPLHQCSVDKVFGHTWSQGGLLSLSFPLKTLLLMSSNQQEINDWYQSLKAAVRQLKA